The genome window GTGAGGCTTCCTTCTTCATAGGCCAAGTAATGCAGGGGGGTACTTGCTTGCCGCAGCATGCTTTGTGCCATCCCCCGCTCTTGTGCTTCTCTGATGTCAAAGCTGAGCGGAAATCCTAACGGCTGCAGCGGATCCGATAACGTCCAGATCACGGCGAGCAGCTTGTTCTGGTACGTCTTGAATTCAATCGAGACTGCATCGCGTGTCTGCTCAGTGAAGGCATCCACCGATTCAAACACGAGGAACAGCTCTGCCACGCCTTGCGCATTCAAGCGGGCGAAATAAGGAAGGCCCTCTTCTCCCGCCAGCTTGTACAGATCATGAAACCGTACGGGGTCGAGGCACTCCCCTTGCGTGCTTTCGTCAGGTGATGCCAGAGTCAAATCAGGATCGATCTGTGGCTCGTACGCTTCCGCCATCTGTTCATCCCTCACGTTTCCTGGATGATTTTACAAAGGACCATTCCTCCATTTGCCCCAGAAGAGTGCGGTCCGTCGCATCAATATGCACGGGGGTGATCGCCATATAGCCGTTTTTCAACAGATCGTAATCGAGTGGTTCCGAGAGCGGCAAGCCTTCCGGATATTCACGCATGAGGAGATAGCCGCCTCCTTCTGGGCTGTATTTATCGATGTAATGGTCCAGGGAAAGCGATGCAGGCGCAACGCCTTTCACCTCGTCCAACGGCAGGTGCGGGATGTTCACGTTCCAGAATACCTGCTGCGGGAGCTGGCCGCTTTTTGCCTTCTCCGTAAATTCTTTGACTAACGGCTGGATCATTTCGACCACCTCGCCGTAATTCTCCTGATCAAACCAGTTATCGTAGGAAAGGGCAATCCCAGGAACGCCGAGAATGACCGCCTCGCGTGCTCCGCTGCAGGTGCCCGAATAATAAATGTCACGTCCCAGATTCGTGCCCACATTGATGCCGGAAAAGACGATATCCGGCTTTTGACCCTCTTCAAAGAGCAAGTGGTACGCCGCCTTCACGCAGTCAGCGGGATTCCCATTGATGGCCCAAGCCTTGACAGGAAGACCGTAGAAATCGTGTTTTTGCGGTTCCAATGCGCTGCGAAAGGTAACCCCGTGCCCGACTCCACTCTTTTCCTCTTGGGGCGCTACGACGTAAATCTCCGCATCCTCCAGATGGAGCAGCGCTTCTGTCAGCCGTTTAATCCCCAACGCATCGATACCGTCGTCATTCGTAATCAAGATTCGCAGCATATCGTGTCCTCCTCATTTGCTAGCATTCTCCTTATTGTACCAAAAAAGGCGAAAGGACCCCAATGTGAATGGGGTCCTTTCTAATCTGCCACGATATCATTCCAGCGCTCGCGCCATCGGATACCGTCGATGATCCACTCTTCCACCTGTGCCTGTTTCTCCTCCGAAATTCCCATCAAGCAGGCGATGCGGGCAATTTCCTGCGATTCCTTGGGAGACAGCTTGCGATCGATCAATGCCATATGGTACAGCTTTCGCATCATGATCAGCTTTTCCGTCTGTGTCATGTCGATCATGTCCTCGACAATGACCTCAGGTCGCTTCGGGTAGTCCATGTCGTCCATCAGGATTTGCCGTTCCTTCAAGGTAAAATGCTCGGAATTCACCATTTCATGAATCCGGTTCACTTCCTTGTTTCCAATATATCCGTCGGCATGTCCGACACATATCATCAATCGAATGGAAGCAAACAAAATATGTTTGTCCTTCTCTGTTTTGGTGAACAACGTACTTCCTCCTCTACCATTTCCTGAACGGGCAAGAAACGCTTCTCTATGAATGCTTGCTCAAGAATGAGCGATCTCGTTTGAACGGATCAATATTCTTTTACATGAAAAATCTCTTTACCTAATTATACGTTGAAAAAGGAAAGCGGTTTCACACTAAAATGTGACAAATTTTCAGCTATGCCCGGACAAACACCCGAGAAAAGTCAACCCACCCGTACGCATCAAGGGAAATGCCGGATAAATGAGGATGGGCTTCGATCTCGATTCGGTTGGAGTACAGAGGGACAAAGGTGCGTCGCTCTTGCAGGCAGGCTAGTATATGGGTCATTGCTTTCTCTCGATCTTTCGGGGCATTCGCCTCTAGCAAGCTGTTCAAATGCTTCTCCACCTCTTTTAATCCCCTCTCATCCAGATGATGCCGGATGCTCAATGCTTCCGCGCAGACAAATTCCTGCAGGGACAATTCCAAGCGCTCATCCACATTCGCACTGTCCACGATCATATCTGCCGCTTGAAGCAGATCCGGCTGCGCCAGCTCTTCCGGCTCGGCATAGACGATTTCCACGGCAATTCCGCAACGGGCGCAGCTCTTTTGAATCCAATGCGCATCTTCCTTATGATCCTCGTCGGGATACGTATACAGCAGCAGCTTTTCCCCTGCATAGCCACTGGAGGTGACCGCTGGCAGAGAGAGCTGCGCCTCTTGCTCAGGCAAAAACGGAACGACCTCGCCCCACGCACAGGCAGGCTGTCTCGGTCCCTTCAGATCCGCGCGCAGCCTCTCACCCGAAAGGATGGATGCGACGGTCGAGCGAAAGGATGGATCCTGCAAGGGCCCTGGCTTGGACCCATTCAGACTGACGTACTGAAAGCTTTGTTCACGACGGAAAAACCCTCTTCTTTCCCGGCCATTTGCGGCTGGTCCCATTCCTGCTCCGGTTACGGACTGCAGCAGCTTCACCTGGTCTGCCTCCGCTTCTTCCTCCCGCATCTCCGGCACACACCACAGCTCGACCCGATCGAGATACGGGCGACCGGCAAAATAGGGCTGAAACGCTTCGAGAACCACCATCGATTCATCATTGCGAGAAAGCTTGAATGGTCCGGTTCCCACCGGCCATTTGGCGAAGTCTTCCCCCATCTCCTCCACATAGTCTCTCGGGACGATGGAAGCGTACTCCTTGCTCAAGGCATGAAGGAACAAGCGGTTAGACGTTTGCAAGGCAATCCGAACAATGTGCTCATCGACAGACTGAACGGATAGGATGGAACGAGCCAGCCAGCGGTGTCTCGAGGGGCTTGCCATCAAGCGGCGCAAGGAATAGCACACATCTTCCGCCGTCAACTGATGTCCGTGATGAAACAGGACACCCTTCCGCAGATACAGGGTCCACTCTTTCCCTTGCTCGTCTGACTCCCAGTAAAACGCAAGCTGGCCGACGATCGTTCTCGTGGCGGGATCAAATCGAACGAGCGTATCAAAAAGCTGCTTGACCAAATGCGTTTGCGAACGCAGCAGCACGCGAATCGGATCGAGGCTTTGAAAGGGATGATCCACAAAAAAACGGAGCGTATCCACTCTCTTCTCATTTCCTTTTTCCCGGGAAACCCTCAAGCCAAACTGACTGCTCATCCAGCGCGAATAGTTCGCTTCCAGCTGCGGCCACGTGAGCTGATAGTGACTGATCAATTGCCTGGAGGCCTGGACGTCTCCTTTTTGTACGAGTTCCTTGGCAACCGTAAAAACCAGCTCCGAAGGATCGAGGAGGCATGTGAGCACAGAACGATTTCCTCTGCCCCGCCCCGGCTTCCAGCGCAGCCAGCTCTGATTTTGCATCTTCTTCAGCGTCAACGTCGCGTTGCGATGCGTGCAATACAAAAGCTCGGCGACTTCTGCCAGTGATATATCAACGGGTGCCCCCTGCGTCATGTCCTGGCACCCCGTATATAAACGCACGTATTGTTCTACCAGCTGCAAAGAAACCACCACCGATTCATCAATCAAAAACATGAAATTCCTGTAGGCATAATCGTACGCTTTTTCTTACCGTCCTGCCAGCGTAAAATTTGACGAAACAACATTCAACCACTCCAAACAGAAAGGAAGCCACCCATGAATCTCATGCCTCATTCCCTTTCCCGACTCGTTGCCGCGTATCCGCCCATCCTGTGGGTCAGGCTGTTCGGCGAAACGCTGACCTCTACATCCAGCGCGATGATTGCTCCGTTTTTAGTCCTGTATCTGAGCGAGCACATTGGCAGCTCCATTACCTGGACCATGCTGATCATCGGACTTGCACCCTTTTCGGAAATTTTGCTGACGCTGTTTGCCGGGGGTGTGACGGATCGATTTCCGCGCAAGACTGTCATGCTCGTCTCTTTGCTCATGCAAGGATTGGCGATGCTCGCAATGGCCTGGGCTGACACCATGGCAGCCTTTGCCCTGCTGTACATGCTGAGCGGGGCAGGTCGATCCCTATTCATCCCTGCCAGTCGTGCCCACCTCGCAGATTCCATCACGGACGGTCAAATGGCGGGCGCATTTGCCCTCCTCAACACCGCGGGAAGCATCGGAGCCGCATTGGGCCCTCTGGCAGGCGTGCTCATTTACCAGTACGATCCGGCACTGGCCTTTCTCTTCACTGCCATCTCCCTGCTTTTGTATGCCGCAGCGGTCTGGTGGAAAGTCCCGCATGCCTCAAGTGCCACTTCCTTGGAGAGCAGCACAGCAGAAACGTATGCAAAAGGCTCCCTTCAGACCTACCGTCCCGCTCTCGCCATCATGCTTCTATCGCTGCCGATCAGTCTGTTTTACGCGCAGACCGAAACGAACCTGCAGCTGCATTTCAAGCAGCAGATTCCTGATTACCTGCAAGCTTTGGCGACACTCGTCTCGATAAAAGGCATCATGCTCATCATCCTGGAATTCTGGCTGGTCAAGTGGACGCAAAAGCTTCCTGCACGCCTGCTCATCAGCGGCTCGTACGGCTGCTTTCTGATCGTTGCGCTCGGGTTTGCCTTTCTCGATTCTCTCCCCGCTCTGATTGCCCTGCAGCTCGTTTGGGTCATTGGTGAAAGCATCGGCATCACACAGCTGTTGACGTTCGTCACCAGGATCGCACCCCCTGCGATGCGCGGACGCTATTTTGCCATCACGGGTACTCACTGGGACATCTCTCGGACGTGCGGGCCATACCTCGGAAGTCTGCTCTTGATTCATTTCGGAGGAGCCACGTTGTTCGCGCTCGTCGCAGGTATTCTGCTCGTTGGCGGCATAGCCATGTACGCTTACCTCTCGAGAAAAGAAAAAGCCTTCCCAGTGGTTCAGGAAGGCTGAATCATTTGCGACTAGGTCAACAAGAAACGGTCTTCGTTAAAGCTTTCTCCACCGCGGGCCGTTTCAAAGGCTCGCAGCAGATCCTGAGGTTTCATCGTGCGTTTCTTTTCGTCCGGAATGTCGAGGATGATGCCACCGTCATGCAGCATCAGCAAACGGTTTCCCATGTTCAATGCCTGCTCCATGTTGTGGGTGACCATGATCGTCGTCAGCGTATGACGCTCCACGATCTTTTCCGTCAGCTCGACAATCAGCTGCGCCCGCTTGGGGTCCAGTGCCGCCGTATGCTCGTCGAGGAGCAGGATCTTCGGCTCGGTAAAGGTCGCCATCAGGAGGCTGAGTGCTTGCCTTTGTCCTCCGGAGAGAAAGCCGACTTTTGTTTTCAGGCGATTTTCGAGCCCTTGGTCCAGCTGCTTCAACTGCTCGCGGAACAGCTCCCGTTTGTGGCTGTTCACTCCAAAGGACAGCTTTCGGCGCTGTCCTCGCGCGAGTGCGATCGCGAGGTTTTCCTCGATCGTCATGTTCGGCGCAGTACCGGCCATCGGGTCCTGGAACACGCGGCCGATCAGAGAGGCACGCTGATGCTCTCCCATGCGGGTCACATCTTTCCCGTCGATCGTGATGCTGCCCTCATCCGGCAGCAGACCTCCGGAAATGATGTTCATCATCGTAGACTTCCCGGCACCGTTACTCCCGATGACCGTGATGAATTCTCCCGGCTTCACATGCAGATTGACATCGCGCAGGGCAATCTTTTCGTTGACCGTCCCAGCATTAAAAACTTTATTTACACCTGAAATCTTAAGCATCGCTGCTTCCCCCCTTCACCGAGCGTACCGCCTGTTTCTTCCAAATTCCCTTGGCGATCGTCGGAACAGTCAGGGCGATAATCACGATCAAGGCTGTGATCAGCTTCATGTCGGACGGGTTGAGACCCGCCTGCAGAGCCAAAGCGATGACGAGACGATAAACAATCGATCCGAGAACGACAGCCAGTGTCACCCGGAAAATGGAGGAGCTTCCGAACAATACTTCCCCGACAATAACAGAAGCAAGACCAATGACAATCATCCCGATCCCCATGCCGACGTCGGCGAAGCCCTGATACTGGGCTACCCAAGCTCCAGAGACTGCGACCAGTCCGTTGGAGAGTGCCAAGCCTACGATCGTAGTCGTGTCTGTATTGACACCAAAGCTGCGGATCATTTTCGGGTTGTCCCCGGTCGCACGCAGATCCAATCCGATGTCGGTATGCAGGAACCAGTCCATCACCAGCTTCAAAACCAGGACGCCTACCAGAAACACGATTGCTACACCCGTCAAAATCGTGACTCCGCCAACAGCAAGGTTCGGAACACTCAGATCCTTGACGTAGGTGAACAGCGTATCCTCCCGCAAGAGAGGCAGGTTGGCTTTGCCCATGATGCGCAGATTAATCGAATACAGGGCGATCATGGTCAAGATCCCTGCCAAAAGGGCGTTGACTTTCCCTTTGGTATGCAGGATACCGGTAAAAGCCCCTGCTGCGCCGCCGACCACAAAGGCCAGCAGTGTAGCCAGATAAGGATTGGTTCCGTCGATGATAAACTTCGCCGCAATCGCACCGCCCAGGGCGAAGCTACCGTCTACGGTCAGATCAGGTACGTTCAGAATGCGAAAGGTCAGATAGACGCCCAGGGCCAATATTCCGAAAAGCAAGCCCTGTTCGATTGCTCCCATTATTGCCAGATTCATAGAAGAAGTCCTCCTGTTACTGCGTGTATTACTCTACCACTTCTCCTGCGCGGTCGAGCATCGCTTGCGGAATGGTCACTCCCATTTTTTCCGCAGCTTTCTTGTTCAATACCAGCTTCATATCGGCTTGCACTTCCACAGCCATGTCGCCTGGTTTCGCTTCGCCTTTCAAGATTTTCACAGCCATATCCGCTGTTTGGGCACCCAATTTGGAGTAATCAATCCCGTAAGTGGCAATCGCACCGCTCTTCACGGAGTTTTCTTCACCCGCGATGACAGGAAGCTTTTGAGACTCTGCTACACCCAGTACCGCTGCGATCGAAGAAACGACCAGGTTGTCAGTTGGGATGTAGTAGGCATCCACTTTCCCTACCATGGATTCAGCCGCTTGCTTCACTTCTGTAGCGCTGGTGATCGCCGCTTCCTGGATCGTCAGACCGAGTTTGTCTGCTACAGCCTTGGCTGCATCCACC of Brevibacillus choshinensis contains these proteins:
- a CDS encoding MDR family MFS transporter, with the translated sequence MNLMPHSLSRLVAAYPPILWVRLFGETLTSTSSAMIAPFLVLYLSEHIGSSITWTMLIIGLAPFSEILLTLFAGGVTDRFPRKTVMLVSLLMQGLAMLAMAWADTMAAFALLYMLSGAGRSLFIPASRAHLADSITDGQMAGAFALLNTAGSIGAALGPLAGVLIYQYDPALAFLFTAISLLLYAAAVWWKVPHASSATSLESSTAETYAKGSLQTYRPALAIMLLSLPISLFYAQTETNLQLHFKQQIPDYLQALATLVSIKGIMLIILEFWLVKWTQKLPARLLISGSYGCFLIVALGFAFLDSLPALIALQLVWVIGESIGITQLLTFVTRIAPPAMRGRYFAITGTHWDISRTCGPYLGSLLLIHFGGATLFALVAGILLVGGIAMYAYLSRKEKAFPVVQEG
- a CDS encoding SgrR family transcriptional regulator, whose translation is MIDESVVVSLQLVEQYVRLYTGCQDMTQGAPVDISLAEVAELLYCTHRNATLTLKKMQNQSWLRWKPGRGRGNRSVLTCLLDPSELVFTVAKELVQKGDVQASRQLISHYQLTWPQLEANYSRWMSSQFGLRVSREKGNEKRVDTLRFFVDHPFQSLDPIRVLLRSQTHLVKQLFDTLVRFDPATRTIVGQLAFYWESDEQGKEWTLYLRKGVLFHHGHQLTAEDVCYSLRRLMASPSRHRWLARSILSVQSVDEHIVRIALQTSNRLFLHALSKEYASIVPRDYVEEMGEDFAKWPVGTGPFKLSRNDESMVVLEAFQPYFAGRPYLDRVELWCVPEMREEEAEADQVKLLQSVTGAGMGPAANGRERRGFFRREQSFQYVSLNGSKPGPLQDPSFRSTVASILSGERLRADLKGPRQPACAWGEVVPFLPEQEAQLSLPAVTSSGYAGEKLLLYTYPDEDHKEDAHWIQKSCARCGIAVEIVYAEPEELAQPDLLQAADMIVDSANVDERLELSLQEFVCAEALSIRHHLDERGLKEVEKHLNSLLEANAPKDREKAMTHILACLQERRTFVPLYSNRIEIEAHPHLSGISLDAYGWVDFSRVFVRA
- a CDS encoding DUF533 domain-containing protein, which encodes MFTKTEKDKHILFASIRLMICVGHADGYIGNKEVNRIHEMVNSEHFTLKERQILMDDMDYPKRPEVIVEDMIDMTQTEKLIMMRKLYHMALIDRKLSPKESQEIARIACLMGISEEKQAQVEEWIIDGIRWRERWNDIVAD
- a CDS encoding ABC transporter ATP-binding protein, encoding MLKISGVNKVFNAGTVNEKIALRDVNLHVKPGEFITVIGSNGAGKSTMMNIISGGLLPDEGSITIDGKDVTRMGEHQRASLIGRVFQDPMAGTAPNMTIEENLAIALARGQRRKLSFGVNSHKRELFREQLKQLDQGLENRLKTKVGFLSGGQRQALSLLMATFTEPKILLLDEHTAALDPKRAQLIVELTEKIVERHTLTTIMVTHNMEQALNMGNRLLMLHDGGIILDIPDEKKRTMKPQDLLRAFETARGGESFNEDRFLLT
- the surE gene encoding 5'/3'-nucleotidase SurE, giving the protein MLRILITNDDGIDALGIKRLTEALLHLEDAEIYVVAPQEEKSGVGHGVTFRSALEPQKHDFYGLPVKAWAINGNPADCVKAAYHLLFEEGQKPDIVFSGINVGTNLGRDIYYSGTCSGAREAVILGVPGIALSYDNWFDQENYGEVVEMIQPLVKEFTEKAKSGQLPQQVFWNVNIPHLPLDEVKGVAPASLSLDHYIDKYSPEGGGYLLMREYPEGLPLSEPLDYDLLKNGYMAITPVHIDATDRTLLGQMEEWSFVKSSRKREG
- a CDS encoding ABC transporter permease produces the protein MNLAIMGAIEQGLLFGILALGVYLTFRILNVPDLTVDGSFALGGAIAAKFIIDGTNPYLATLLAFVVGGAAGAFTGILHTKGKVNALLAGILTMIALYSINLRIMGKANLPLLREDTLFTYVKDLSVPNLAVGGVTILTGVAIVFLVGVLVLKLVMDWFLHTDIGLDLRATGDNPKMIRSFGVNTDTTTIVGLALSNGLVAVSGAWVAQYQGFADVGMGIGMIVIGLASVIVGEVLFGSSSIFRVTLAVVLGSIVYRLVIALALQAGLNPSDMKLITALIVIIALTVPTIAKGIWKKQAVRSVKGGSSDA